The Amia ocellicauda isolate fAmiCal2 chromosome 16, fAmiCal2.hap1, whole genome shotgun sequence nucleotide sequence GGTTACTTATACAACTAACTGCACTAAGGGCGTTCCAGGAACAGGGATATCACTGTTTCAAGGTCTTGAATGTTCAGGCACATGAAAGATCAGTTTCTTTGTCAGAGTATACCTGGGCTCTGGTATTTGTTTCGCCAGTTGTTTTTTTAGGAACGCCGACTTCTTGCTAACTTCTTCGTTGACTTTTGTGAGGATTGTGTGTATGTCTTCTtttctggaaagtaaaagcagaggaatgctacatttaaaaaatatccaaGCTACTATAAGGTACAGAAAATTACTTTTGGTTTCAGCTCCTCCACTATAGAATGGATTTTCAAAAGGGGCAAAAGAAGAAGATAAAACTTCTTAAAGCTTATAAAACTACATTTCGGTAAATTGATAAACTCTATCCGGTTTACATCACattaactttaaatatatatacagctctggaaaaaattaagagaccactccaatttcagaaatcaatgttaagtggtgtcttaattttttaattaacataattTAGCAATCAGCttcttattttttatcattttaaaataaagttgagTGTTCCACTTTCTACTGTATTTAATGTAGAGATGTTGCTCTTAAGCATTCTGTGAAAAACACAATATCCTATCAAATAAAGGGACAAGCCACAATCGAATGGTCTAAGGCAGTGGtgagcaacctaaattaatcagtgggctcACCATTACAAATACcacaaatgttacatttttatttaaaaatagcaatataaagcaaaaaatatatttcaacaaTGGAATAAGGGAGTAACTcattgatacaaaataagcatttctcataaatatactactttattgttattttttattcttttttgggAGGTGTGGTTAGAAAAACTTACTACACACTTTAAAAGCAAACTTCAAAAATCAAAATGATCTTTTTATCAATTAAAGTAATCAAAATTCTCATGTTTGTGGGCCGCAAATGCATGCTAAGTCTAAGAAGTTACTTAATTAAATTTTTGTcagtaaattattttatttaactgaaAGCTTTACCTTGGACAGCTCTCTTTTAGCTGCATGCACAGTGACTGTATATACCAGGACCCTGTTTCAGTGTGTCTTAAAGACAAGCACTCCTGAACAGTGGCCATACCCAGGAGAACATCAGCATTGATTGGAATCATGTTATGGCATTTCAGATCAGCTTCCAGCCCAGGATGCACGTCACCTCCATCTGCCTGTACCCTCACTGCCTCCTGCATTTTTTCCCCCTGACAGGCCTGAATGAAGAAGACTTTGGGTTTCTGCAGCAGAGAGGGGCAATTCCTGCCATCAAAAAATGAGATTATTTCCTTAATTGTGACTTTTTGGTCATCTGTACCAAAGACACACTGCAACTCTCCATGACTGAGTACGCAGCACACTAAGCAATCTTTCCCCTCATGGGACATCTCTCCATATTCCTTCAGCCTAGCGTGCATCTCATCAGCTTTCAGGTCGTGAAATGTGTTCACTTCAAAACCCAGCCAAGTGAAAACTTTGTCTAGAGCCTCTgtaaggaaaaagaaaagtataattaattatgtggtatgttttatttacaacatttgtctggttaattccagGAAAATAAAGTTGGTTTGAAAAAAGGTAAAACCCAGCCAGGTGAAACCTTTGTGTAGAGCCCCTGTAAGGAAAGAAGAACagtaaagaaaatacaatttagTGTGTATTATTATGTACTTTCCTGTCTCCAGTCCCTCCCAAAGTACTCAATTCACTGTTCAAACATGGCTAGTCTAAATCTAACTAATGTCACTACTGTCACTAGTATGGGAGGTAGGTACTTGACAAACGATGAATGATtccaaaaatgttaaaaatgtacaaacaacAGTAATTTCTGCTGGCAAAGTTGGAAACAGAAATGTTACTATTATGAGCTTAAACTCTCACCTGCATCTTTGTGTGTTCCTGAGCGTGGTTTCAGCTGAAGAAAATTTGAGTTATTGAAGATCAAACAGTACCCACGAGGCTGACTAGACATTTTGTATTCATCTCCCTGTGGAGGCAAAAACAGTCACTtggttacttatttatttcactaATTCGGTTTGTAAGATTTCAAGTTCGTTCCTCAAATCCTTTCTCCTCTACCATGAAAACATtgtcatcatcattttgaaatgattcatgGTGCTGGCAAACTTCAAAGTGATGTCTCTTAATAATTTTGTGATGGCAGTAGTGCTCCTTTTAATTACCTTTCctacaatttaaaagactgatatCAACTTCTGTagattaaccttttttttttaattcttttaaaATTGCTTGAAACTATTTGGAAGATAGCCATTTCTATTATTCAGTACAGATAACACTTCATGCAAACAAATACATCTTCAATCATGCCTtagtatttgttttcaataaataaactgcCTACAAAACAGTGAAATATGGATAGTggataatcattataataaaaaaaaaaaaatatatatatatatatatatatacaccgatcagccataacattatgaccactgacaggtgaagtgaataacactgataatcttgttatcatggcacctgtcagtgggtgggatatattaggcagcaagtgaacattttgtactcaaagttgatgtgttagaagcaagaaaaatgggcaagcgcaaggatctgagcgactctgacacAGGCCAAaatgtgatggctagacgactgggtcagagcatctccaaaactgcagctcttgtggggtgttcccggacTGCATTGGtcaatacctatcaaaagtggtccaaggaaggaaaagcggtgaaccggcaacatgGGTGGCcaaaggctcattgatgcacgtggggagtgaaggctggcctgtgtggtccgatccaacagacgagctactgttgctcaaattgctgaaaatgttaatgctggttctgatagaaaggtgtcagaacacacagtgcatcgcagtttgttgcgtatggggctgcgtagccgcagaccagtcagggtgcccatgctgacccctgtccactgacgaaagcgcctacaatgggcatgtgagcatcagaactgggccacggagcaatggaagaaggtggcctggtctgatgaatcacgttttcttttacatcacatggatggccgggtgcgtgtgcgtcgcttacctggagaacacatggcaccaggatgcactatgggaagaaggcaagctggcggaggcagtgtgatgctttgggcaatgttctgctgggaaaccttgggtcctgccattcatgtggatgctactttgacacgtaccacctacctaagcattgttgcagaccatgtacaccctttcatggaaatggtattccctgatggcattggcctctttcagcaggataatgtgccctgccacaaagcaaaaatggttcaggaatggtttgaggaacacaacaaagagttcaaggtgttgacttggcttccaaattccccagatctcaatccaatcgagcatctgtgggatgtgctggataaACAAGTCCGagccatggaggccccacctcgcaacttacaggacttaaaggatctgctgctaacgtcttggtgccagataccacagcacaccttcagaggtctagcggagtccatgcctcgacgggtcagggctgttttgctggcaaaagggggacctacacaatattaggcaagtggtcataatgttatggctgatcggtgtgtatatatatatatatatatatatatatatatatatataaaaaatcatTATAAACAATGGTGTTTAACTGTGAAGCAGGAACTTGTAATTATGTAGTACAGTTTAGATGATACCTGATTTATCTCCTGTTGTGTCTCCTGTGTAGGTCTTCCtgcaaaaactaaatcaaataaGATAACCTATGTTGTTTAAAAGGAATACATGAAAACTTTTAAGTTATCCACAATATctcattcatttgttttacttctTCTCAGTCCAGACAACTTAAGTAATCAAAAGCACAGCTTTGTTTTGTTAGTCTTGCATGTCCATTAAATAATTTTGAAGGACACATTACCTGATATATTTCCAACTGGCTGCGCTGATTTCCTCAGTTTGGGGAATGTGTCTTTAATGTCTTCTTTGTCAAGAAGTTGGAGGAAGTCCAGACAACTTTCGTTGCCCTTGAAAATAATTAAGTCAAGAAGATCTATCATTTTCTTCTCATTGTTGTTGGGGGAGCTCTTGATGTTGTTGTACTCACgatttgtaatgatttttgCTTGTTGAACATGTTGAAGAATATAATCGGAGTCACAGCTCAGCACCTCCAAAAGAAACACTTTCCTTTGTTTTATGTTGTCCATGATATGATCCAGTAGCTGGGagttattatatttgtaatttttttaagttAGGGAAATTGATATCAGACTACCAGAAATAGGCCAGGTCTTtgctgaaagaaaaagaaagagactgAATGCACCATGAGATAATATAAAGGCAATGCCTCATTTTCCTCACATTTTGAGACACACATCAGCCAAATGAGGTGCAACCAAATATGCATCTTGTGCTTCTAAGCTGTGGTATTTAAGCAGTCAAAGGTAATTGGTGTCAAAATATTTAAggcttttatatttaatatcttTCATTTTTTGCATCATATTTCATTGACTACAAaacaaatcatattaataaatcaCAACATAATTATGTTAAagtccataataataataataataataataataataataataataataatcaaatgtttaaaatggCATGATTATAACGGATTAATGTATGCAACTAGAAAACCAAAGCCGTAACCGTAactgacaaaatacaaaaaaaattaattaaacttttaaataatttagccTACTGTTGTTACATACAACCTACAAAAATCAACAAGGCGTACTGTAGAAGCagcaggattattattattattattattattattattattattattattattattattattaacctaAAATcgaataaccctatccctaacttTGATATAAAGAAGAAatgcataaggtatgcatgtgttatttctgtgttattcacacatcaattaattattaattgtgCCCATTGtggtaatttaattattttgcataATGAAAATGTTAGGGTAGCTTTTAGGACAAAATTGTGTTGAATACGGCTTGCTTTGTGTATATCAAATGTTAAGCTATCTTTCTTATAAGATTTGAATTTGTATTCAGTCTAAAGAAACTCTAGGTGTACATATGgcttccaaaaataaaaatgtgaatgtttCCATTCAATAAATGAAGCAGGCTATTATTTCTGGTCAACACTAAAATAAAGTCTCCTGGTGTTTGAAGTCATTGCTACACTGTCGTTTTATCAGCACTACAATACTAATTTGATTTACacggttttgttttcagtatcTTAAAATCTTCTTAAAACATATCCTTAacgaagagtgtgtgtgtgtgtgtgggggggggggacccCGTaaattacacatatatatttaacgAATAATAATAGCGACGGTGTTCGATTGTTCATAACTTGTTTGTTATTAAAAGTGTTaaacaaacattaaacaaaaaacgtgtatgtattttttgctCCCCTGAAGTGCTTCCGTGCACTTCAGGGGAGTGGTACAGGGTAGGCATCCGATAATATAGTCCTCAGGAATTATTGTCAAAACACGAAAAGAAACATCATTGTGTGAATGCAGcgaatacattataataatataatgtagaATATTCTCTAGGCAAAAGACACAAATAGACATATCACGGCTTAATTGTCTTACCTTAGTATACAAAACGAGTacagcaccagcaagttaagATTATAACCCCCTTTACAAAGCAAAGCTGCTTTCACTTTGTACTGGAGGCGGGAGCAGACGGACTGTTTTTTAACTGTTAAATGTCTGGATAGTAATTggagatgtatgtatgtatgtttgtgtgatgATGACGGCGATGGTGATTAACTATTGATCCATTATCACGAAACCACACGCACGCCCAGAGATTCCCTGATAAAGGATGGCTTTGGGCGTATGTAGTAATACTATCGAATGTGTAGCTGCAaagttatattatattacagtGCATTAGGCCTATAATACAGTGTACAATCTATTACAGTGCAATACAATATAGTTTATTACAGAATAGTGTATGCACGGTGCAGTACCGACAATAAAGTATTACGAAATACACGTAGATGTGActaaactttattattattgttgtttgttttagaccCTTTCctcttcaaaacaaaacatagtATGTTGAGCAAGAATGCAGAACGGCATGTTGAAGTTGCgataatatttatttacctgATTGTTCTTACAGTTTGTACAATACAGTATGCACACCAttaaggactttttttttttttttcaatcagaAACAGACAAGTTTAATTGTGCCAAAAGATCAACTGGCAAGAGAtgaatatactatatatatatggatcagccataacattatgaccacctgcctaatattgtgtaggtcccccttttgccaccaaaacagtcctgacctgttgaggcatggactccactagacctctgaagatgtgctgtggtatctggcaccaagacgttagcagcacaTCCTttaagacactgaccctcacctaccgctgtctcaaccacactgcaccaagctaccttcagtccctcgtctctccatacatcccctccagaccactgcggtcttcctgtgccagaagaataactctgcctcctctccattctccttcctccagagcccactccttctcatccctggcccctaaatggtggaatgaccttcccaccgaagtcaacacagtccttgacctcctcccggtgcttactcaagacacatcttttcagacagtacttttaatattagtccttttaattcccgttagatagcacttcacagagttttattatgcttcttgtgttttgattgttttcctccttgttccctttcccgtagcccttgactgtgaccctacatcttgacagcacttagcttttactgtccaggatgtatgacctcacttactgtacttgcctgtgtaaattggaagttgtaaaatgtatattttgacttgctatgtttaatgtaaattgaatttgtaaactttgatgccttgtacttaactgtatttttgcactttgttttgcactttgttttgcacttatgttgtaagtcaccctggaaaagggcatctgccaagaaataaaaataataatattatgctcgattggattgtgatctggggaatttggaggccaagtcaacaccctgaactcgtgattcatcaaaccgggccaccttcttccattgctccgtggtccagttcggtccagttctgatgctcacgtgcccattgtaggcactttcggcagtggggTCAGCAATGGCACCccgactggtctgcggctatgcagcgccatacacaacaaactgcgatgcactgtgtgttctgacacctttttatcagaaccagcattaactttttcagcaatttgagctgcagtagctcatctgttggatcggaccacatgggccagcctttgcttcCTACGTGCATCactgagccttggccgcccatgaccctgtcagttcgcccttggaccacttttgataggtactgaccactgcagactggaaaCACCCCACaacagctgcagttttggagatgctctgacccaatcgtctagccatcacaatttggtccttgtcaaagtcgctcagatccttacacttgcccatttttcctgcttataACACATCAACTCTGATGAGAAAacgttcacttgctgcctaatatatcccacccactgacaggtaccatgataacaagattatcagtattattcacttcacctgtcagtggtcataatgttatggctgatcggtatatatatatatatatatatatatatatatatatatatatatatatatataatatatcagGCAAATTGAAACTTTATTAACAAGCTAGCTTCagggaattccttcagtgagaacttgttttgttgttttgtttttgttccacaccaaagactgatcctcaaattggaagctgtaggcattcagggtaatgttagtagatggattatgaactggttgatgtataggaaacagagggtgttggtgaggttgttagtggagttccacagggatcagtactagggcctttgctttttctaatctatattaatgatctggactctgggatagttagcaaacttgtcaaatttgcagatgatactaaaataggtggctcagcagatacaatattggcagcacaagctattcagagggacttagataatattcagttgtgagtcgacacctggcaaatgaaattcaatgtggacaagtgccaggtaatacatgcaggtaacaaaaatgtccactataattactctataggaggtacagatctagatgaagtaacgcatgataaagacctaggagtctatgtggactcctcactttctccatccaaacaatgtggggaagcaataaaaaaggcaaacagaatattcgggtatattgtcaaaagtgtagaatttaaaacaagggaagtaatgttaagactgtataatgcactagttagacctcatctggaatactgtgtgcagctctgggcaccacacttcaagaaggatattgctgctctggaggcagttcagaggagagcaaccagatttattccaggtctgaagggaatgtcctactcagagagactgagggaactgaaccttttcaccctggaacagaggagactatgtggggacttgatctaagtcttcaaaatcatgaaaggcatcgaccacatcaaaccagaggagcttttccagatcagcagggacacacgcacccggggacacaaatggaaattgggcttcaaggcattcaaaacggaaaacaggagacacttctttacacagagagtagtcacaatctggaaaaaactacccagcgatgtggtagaagctgaaagtttgggaagatttaaaaatagactggataggatccttggaccacttagatattaatggacaccaaacgagcacgatgggtcgaatggcctcctctcgtttgtaaactttcttatgttcttaaagacagctcctgccaatctggggaagcaattaagtccacaaacagacttttaacaaacagctcTGGGCTCTCTCTCTGTTCGGGTGATCCTgttatcataataaacagaagtcaaagtggagagaggaatgtctagagggtatgccctgaacaactgccttAGTGGCTGTTGCTAGCTTAATAAATCTACTTTGATCGGTCTGCatagtattattaatataaaacataatacagtctcTTCAGTTGCTATAAAATCATATAAATGTACTTATATGAGcctatacacacatatataagaacttgataacataagaaagtttacaaacgagaggaggccattcgacccatcatgctcgtttgatgtccattaataactaagtgatccaaggaaacTATGTTCTAGATTGCGACaacactctgtgtgaagaagtgtctctggTTTTGTcttcaatgccttgaagccctatttctatttgtgtccccggatccgtgtgtccctgctgatctggaaaaataactcctttatttattttgttaccaTATATGTAAGCAAGCCCTATCTGCTTAGTCTGCCTACTATTCTAATTCTATTCTACAGAGACaaataagaataacccgcgatTTCTTATTAGCACAATTGCTACACTTACCAATCAGCAGGTCATCCCTCCCAATATCACCTGCTTTGACTTAATGGTTTATTTGAACAGTACAGTTGCTAATATTAGAATACAGATAGAATTGTAAAACATCCCCACATATTATAGCTGACGTGCAGTCATACTCAGTCTTTGCCTACCTACCTACCTCATTTAACTTAGTGAATCATCAGGAAATAGATTCCTTAATTACCTTAATGAAAACCACTACCTTTGCACTAGACCCCATACCTACTCAACTGCTAACTGAATCTCTGCCAGTCTACTAAATACATCATATACTTAACACCTCTATGTTCTCAGGCTCTGTTGCTGAACCCTTTAAACCTGCTGTATTTAAACCACTCCTCAATAAATCGAATGCAGATCCAAATTTACTTAAACACGATTGATCCATTTAAAATCTCCCCATCTTGTCTAAGGTTTTATGGAAAGTAGTTGTAGTTGTAAACATTTCTAACTTCTAATAActttatacagtactgtgcaaaagttttaggcaggtgtgaaaaaatgctgtaaagtaagaatgctttcaaaaatagacatgttaatagattatatttatcaattaactaaatgcaaagtgagtgaacagaagacaaatctaaatcaaatccatatttggtgtgaccaccctttgccttcaaaacagcatcaattcttctaggtacacttgcacaaagtcagggattttgtaggcatataagtcaaacaggtgctaatgatcatcaattcaatatgtaggttgaaacacaatcattaactgaaacagaaacagctgtgtaggaggaatacaactgggtggccttcatggaagacttgctgCCAAAAAGCCATGCTTCCGACAAAGCAACAAGCTTTAAAGAAGAAGCATAAAGAAGCTTTAAAGaatcagcataaagaagaacaaggagtcctggaagtgatagtatgacccccacagagccctgatctcaacatcatcaagtctgtctgggattacatgatgAGAGAGAAgtaactgaggctgcctaaatccacagaagaactgtggttagttctccaagatgtttgggccaacctacctgccgagtttcttcaaaaactgtgtgaagtgtacctagaagaattgattctgttttgaagacaaagggtgttcacaccaaatattgatttgatgtagatttttcttctgttcactcactttgcattttgtgaattgataaatataatctattaacgtcaatttttgaaagcattcttaattttcagcattttttcacacctgcctaaaacttttgcacagtactgtatatatatatatatatatatatacactcacctaaaggattattaggaacacctgttcaatttctcattaatgcaattatctaatcaaccaatcacatggcagttgcttcaatgcatttaggggtgtggtcctggtcaagacaatctcc carries:
- the LOC136711813 gene encoding caspase-8; translation: MDNIKQRKVFLLEVLSCDSDYILQHVQQAKIITNREYNNIKSSPNNNEKKMIDLLDLIIFKGNESCLDFLQLLDKEDIKDTFPKLRKSAQPVGNISVFAGRPTQETQQEINQGDEYKMSSQPRGYCLIFNNSNFLQLKPRSGTHKDAEALDKVFTWLGFEVNTFHDLKADEMHARLKEYGEMSHEGKDCLVCCVLSHGELQCVFGTDDQKVTIKEIISFFDGRNCPSLLQKPKVFFIQACQGEKMQEAVRVQADGGDVHPGLEADLKCHNMIPINADVLLGMATVQECLSLRHTETGSWYIQSLCMQLKESCPRKEDIHTILTKVNEEVSKKSAFLKKQLAKQIPEPRYTLTKKLIFHVPEHSRP